The genomic DNA AGTTTCTTATAGGTGCAAGTTGATGTATAAGGTCATCTGATGCAAGTGAGTATACTGTGCCACAACAGTTCCATCTGTTAAGCTCAACGAGTTCAATTCCCAACACTTGTAATGATTTAATAGCAGAATCTTCAAAGTTTTTAGCTGTCGTTTTTAATGTGCAGCCAGGATAGTATAACAGTTTCATTATTGCTATTATATTCATAAAGATACATGTTTGTCAACTATTTTATTTTTTGACAAATTTAAGTTTTTGATGTAAAATTGAAATAAGAATGAGAAATATGAGACTTGCCCAAAAAGTTGGTGAGTTACTTAAACAGAGAAAGCTTACAATTTCAGTAGCCGAGTCTTGCACAGGTGGGCTCATACAGGAGCTAATTACTGATGTCCCAGGTAGCTCAAAGTATTTTCTTGGTGGAGTAGTTGCTTATTCAAACGAACTTAAACAAAAGCTTGTTGGTGTAAATCCTGCTACTTTAAAGAAGTATGGGGCAGTGAGCTCCGAAGTAGCGTGTGAGCTTGCAAAAGGTGTAGGAGAAATAACTGGCTCTGATATTGGGATATCTACAACTGGGATTGCAGGTCCGACAGGTGGGACAAAAGATAAGCCAGTAGGTCTTGTTTACATAGGGCTATGTACTAAAGATGCTCTAAAATCATTTCGCTTCTTATTCAAAGGCGACCGCCACAGAATAAGAGAAAATACAGCCAAAAAAGCACTTGAACTAATACTAAGTTTATTTGTGTAAGCCGTGGGTTATTTTTATTGGCACACCAGTAAAGCCAAACTTTTCTCTTAATTTATTCTCAATAAAGCGTTCATCAGTTTTAGTTATAGGGTTACGCGACATGATTTTAAATCTTGGTGGCTCTATCCCAGTCTGCACTATTGCATTTATCCCTAATCCTGGCAATGATTTAATGAGCTCAGTCAATTTCCTTCTTGAAATCTTGTGTCTACGGACCTCCCATACCTTAACAGCTTCTTTTATTGGCTCGTATACTCTATCCTGTTTGAGAGCAGATATGTAAGTTATTGGAATAAAGGTGGCAAACCTCAAATCCCATTCCCTGAATTCAACCCCAACATCTATTTTATTGATTGCAAGTACAATACCCTTACCTTCTTTTATGAGTATATCTATAATTTTCTTATCTTGATGTGCAAGTCTGATAGTAGCATCTACAATAAGGATAGCGACATCACATTTTTGGATAGTTAACTTAGTGCGTACACTTGAGTAATATTCAATGTCGCTCCTGATTTTAGTCCTCTTTCGTATTCCAGGAGTATCGATAAGAATGAGTTCTCTTCCATCATACTTTAATGTTACATCAATTGAATCAATAGTGGTACCTGGGTGTTCATCTACAATTACTCTGGGCTCTTGTAAAAGTGCATTTATATAAGTTGATTTACCAACATTAGGACGGCCAAGGATTGCGAGTCTTGGTATTTTATCTTCTTTCTCTACTTCCCTTACTTCTATTTCTTCTTTTATTTTATCTATTAGTGTATTTATACCTATACCATGTGTAGCTGAAACAGGAACAAGTTTGGCAAATCCTAATTTATAGAATTCTACAATCCCACTTTCTCTTTTTAGGTTGTCTACTTTATTCACGACAAGTATGAGCTTTTTACCTAATTTTCTTAATCGGTCACATATCTCTAAGTCAACAGGAACGAGACCAGTTTTAGCATCAACAATAAATAGTATAAGAGACGACGATTCAAGCGATACTTCAACCTGTTCCTTTACCTTTGCCTTAAGTCCTGTATGTTCGTATGGGAAATAGCCGCCAGTATCCACTAAGTAAATATGTGCACCAAACAAGTCAACTTCTTTTATGTTCCTATCCCTTGTAATCCCAGGTTGCGGATGTGTAACCGCAATTCTACTCCCGATAAGCCGATTAAACAGTGTAGATTTACCTACATTCTCACGTCCAACTATGGATACTATTGGTAACATATTTTAATATATCATATAGGATTAAAAATTCAAGATAAAAAATCAAAATTGACCACAGATAATTTTGTATAATTAGTAGCTTAAATTGAGGATTCCCTTTGCAGTATTACAAAGTATTGAGGTAATTCTTCTTTAAATATATGCTTAACTTCCCACCCACCCTGTGATGCGAGTTGTTCAAGCTCTTGTGATGTAAGCAGCAGTAAGTTAAACCAGTTCCCAATTATGCCGTTATACTCTACCCTTATTTTAACCTGTCCTTTGGGGAGTCCCCTTTTTATATTTCGGCGATGGTATTCAAGATGATACGGATTATCAGTCTTTTCTGGGTCAACACATGATGCAATTATTAAGGCATTGTTATTCGCTATTTTCCATAACTCCTGTAGCATTTTAATTGTCCCATCAATAGTGCCACCAATCCCAAAATTGTTTCCCATTAATAGGAATGTATCAAATTTATTTGGTTTAAATGGTAATGCAAGTGAGTTTGCATTTACTACCCATTTTACTCCTCTTTGTTTAGAAAGCTTACATGCTAATAATGCCTTATCTATTCCTATAACTTCATATCCTAATTTTTGTAACCATATAGAATGCCTACCAGCACCACAGCCTACATCAAGTATAAGTCCATTAGCAAACTTAAGAGCTGGTTTTTCATCTTCATATACTTGGAAATAAAAGCCCGGATTCTCGTAATCAATGTAGCCATCGTCTCTTCTAATCAAATACTCTGTCTCCTTACCATGAAAGTAGTCCATTAACGCATGACCAAACGGGTCGTTCATTGCAACTAAAATAAATTCAAAGGTGTCATTGCAAGTCCCGCTTTATCGGGACGAAGCAATCTCCTTTAAATATTGAGGGAGAGCAAAAGATGCAATATGGATATCAGGGTTGTAATATTTGAGTCCTGCAGGTGGTGTTCTTTTAGGTGATAAAGGGTCAATTTTTTGTGATGCAAATGTAAACGACCATACACCACCATAACTTGGGACTTCTGCAAGATAAACTCGTACAATTTTGAACAGTTTTTTCAATTTTTTATTATAGCTTTTAACAAAATCTGTAATATAAAACGGAGTCTCCGTCTGCGCTACCCATATTCCATCAGAATTAAGCAGGTTAGCACCCACGTTTAAAAAATCGTCCTCTACTAATCTTGCACCCGGTCCGATTGGGTCAGTTGAGTCAACAAATATAATATCAAATTTACCTTTCTCTTTTTTAACCCACAAAGCACCATCAGTGTTAATAATTTCTACTCTCCAGTCTTTGAGTCCTTTGGTTAGCTCTGGAAAATATTCATTTGATACATCAATCACTCTTTTATCAATCTCTATCAACTTAATCTCATCTACTTCATATTTAAGTATTTCTCTTACAGTGCCTCCATCTCCTCCCCCTATAACTGCTATTCTTTTAGGGTTTGGGTGCACAATCATTGCTGGATGCACCAGCATCTCATGATATGCAAATTCGTCTCTCTCAGTTACCATAACGACACCATCTAAAATTAACATCCTACCAAACTCATAGGTATCAATCACTTCAATAGTCTGGTACGGTGTCTTTTCTTTATGTAACTTTTTTTTGACTTTAAAATCTTGCTGTAAATATGGTGAGAAATAACTCTTCTGTGTATACCAGAGTTCTCGAGGTGATACCTCTTCTGGCATAGTTACCTGCCCGCCGTCAGGCAGGGAGGATGCCCCTCTTTAGTTCTATTGCACTAACACTTTTTGGTCTTAGGCAAGTTTTCAAATATTCTACTGCCTTTTCAAGGTCAATATCCTCGCTACACGAGAACAAGTCTAATGCCACATACCTATACTCAGGCCATGTATGGACAGAAAAATGGGATTCAGAGATAACGACGACTCCTGATACACCGTGCGGATTAAAATTATGGAATATGGAATTAACAATGTGGGCTCCGGAGATTTTAGCAGCTTTAAGGAAAAACTTTTTTACACTATTGGAATCCTTTATAATATCGGATGGACACCCATGGAACTCCATCAATATATGGACTCCAAGTACCCTCTTTAATTTTCTTCCTGCACTTATTGCATTGGTTTTCATTCATTATCTCACCTCCGCACTCATTATAATAACCTACTCAAGCTTGTCAAGAAAAAAATAAGTATATTATCTCTTTTTGACTTTTTTGTAAAATTATGATATTCTAATTAAAACTTATGGAAGCAGATAAAAAGATAGTACAGAATGTAAAAAAAGGATTCAGGCTTTTTCTTATAATTACAGTTGTTAGCATCATAATCATTTTAATCTTTACAGTGAGAAAGAATACACTCTATAGTTTAAAGCAAGTTAATCTTTTATTCCTTTGCATGACCACAGCCATCTGTCTTTTTCGTATATATCTTGAGTGCTTAAGACTTCAGACCCTAACTTGGGCATTTGGAAATCGGATAAGTCTACGGTCAAGTGCAGAATTTACTGTTGGTGGCTATTTCCTCTCACTTACTCCTTTTGGAGTAGGTGGTCTACCTTTACAGTTTTATATTCTTATGCGAGACAGATTCTCACTTGGTGAGAGTGGTGCTATTATTGGGACGAGGGGACTTACGTTCCTATTTGCTTTTGTTGTTGGGATGCCAATTTTAATAGGATACCGCAGTCTCTTTGCCAGTACTGGAATTAAGATGCTTTCAAGTTATCTTGTAGCTATTTATGGGATACTTTTCGTATTATTTATCTTAGTAATGTGGAGGACAGAAAGAGTCAAATATCGGCTCTCGTGGTTTAAGAAATTCTTTATCCGCCGCGGCTATCAAAAGGCAATAACTGTGTTAGATAAGCTTATAGATGAGATAGATAAATTCAAGTTTGGATTTAAAAAATGCTGTAGCAGTGGTATATCCAAGCTTATTATCACAATTTTTTTATCTTGTCTCTCACTATTTTTTTATACCCTTATAGCCCCATTCCTTTTTCGTAGTCTTGGGATTCAGTGTCCTATTCTGATGACAGCTATAATACAGCTTATTCTCACATTTTTGCTTATGTTTGCACCCACTCCTGGTAGCTCAGGTATTGCAGAGGGGGTAGGGTTTGCACTTTACAGGAGTATCTGCGTAAAACCAGAATTACTTGGCATTTATGTTATCTTATGGCGGTTCTTTACTTATTATATTGGGGTAATTTTGGGTGGATTCATTATTTTAAGGATGCTAGCAGTGAGAGGCAAGAGGGTTGAAGTTAATCAATAGCTCTCATAAAGTTTTTTAATGATGAGGGCATCGGCTTCAAGTGTTGGTGATTCACAGATTATGAATCCCTCTACTTTCTTCTCGTGCAATGCACGCATAAGCTCTTTATAATTAAACTTAGACTCTTTATCTTCAAATGTAAGATGCATTTTCTCCCCTTTTGGACCGTACTGCATACCAGAGATATGTATGTGCATATCTTTTAAAGCTGTGGTGCCAAGCTCAGTCTCAACAAGTTCAAGTAGCTTCATAAATTCTTGATAAGAGTTCCATTTCCCACCTTCTCTTGCATAAATGTGTGCAAAGTCTATGCAAGGCTTGACACCATTGACTTCATGTGATAGTGATAAAATTTCATCAAGTGTCCCAAATTGTGACCCCTTTCCAGTTGTCTCCGGTCTTATATCAATCTTTACATTCTCATTATGCAATGTCTCTGTAATCTCTA from bacterium includes the following:
- a CDS encoding class I SAM-dependent methyltransferase encodes the protein MNDPFGHALMDYFHGKETEYLIRRDDGYIDYENPGFYFQVYEDEKPALKFANGLILDVGCGAGRHSIWLQKLGYEVIGIDKALLACKLSKQRGVKWVVNANSLALPFKPNKFDTFLLMGNNFGIGGTIDGTIKMLQELWKIANNNALIIASCVDPEKTDNPYHLEYHRRNIKRGLPKGQVKIRVEYNGIIGNWFNLLLLTSQELEQLASQGGWEVKHIFKEELPQYFVILQRESSI
- the der gene encoding ribosome biogenesis GTPase Der — translated: MLPIVSIVGRENVGKSTLFNRLIGSRIAVTHPQPGITRDRNIKEVDLFGAHIYLVDTGGYFPYEHTGLKAKVKEQVEVSLESSSLILFIVDAKTGLVPVDLEICDRLRKLGKKLILVVNKVDNLKRESGIVEFYKLGFAKLVPVSATHGIGINTLIDKIKEEIEVREVEKEDKIPRLAILGRPNVGKSTYINALLQEPRVIVDEHPGTTIDSIDVTLKYDGRELILIDTPGIRKRTKIRSDIEYYSSVRTKLTIQKCDVAILIVDATIRLAHQDKKIIDILIKEGKGIVLAINKIDVGVEFREWDLRFATFIPITYISALKQDRVYEPIKEAVKVWEVRRHKISRRKLTELIKSLPGLGINAIVQTGIEPPRFKIMSRNPITKTDERFIENKLREKFGFTGVPIKITHGLHK
- a CDS encoding TIM barrel protein gives rise to the protein MGLLFGPAGIPVTAKDRSTEAGIKKVKELGLGCMEIEFVRGVNMSADKARKVKEIATHEQIELTVHGPYFINLNSKEPDKVRASKIRILDSAKIGAIAGAKSVTFHAAYYGKDKLSEVYRVVRDALVEITETLHNENVKIDIRPETTGKGSQFGTLDEILSLSHEVNGVKPCIDFAHIYAREGGKWNSYQEFMKLLELVETELGTTALKDMHIHISGMQYGPKGEKMHLTFEDKESKFNYKELMRALHEKKVEGFIICESPTLEADALIIKKLYESY
- the speD gene encoding adenosylmethionine decarboxylase gives rise to the protein MKTNAISAGRKLKRVLGVHILMEFHGCPSDIIKDSNSVKKFFLKAAKISGAHIVNSIFHNFNPHGVSGVVVISESHFSVHTWPEYRYVALDLFSCSEDIDLEKAVEYLKTCLRPKSVSAIELKRGILPA
- a CDS encoding CinA family protein, whose protein sequence is MRNMRLAQKVGELLKQRKLTISVAESCTGGLIQELITDVPGSSKYFLGGVVAYSNELKQKLVGVNPATLKKYGAVSSEVACELAKGVGEITGSDIGISTTGIAGPTGGTKDKPVGLVYIGLCTKDALKSFRFLFKGDRHRIRENTAKKALELILSLFV
- the speE gene encoding polyamine aminopropyltransferase, with amino-acid sequence MPEEVSPRELWYTQKSYFSPYLQQDFKVKKKLHKEKTPYQTIEVIDTYEFGRMLILDGVVMVTERDEFAYHEMLVHPAMIVHPNPKRIAVIGGGDGGTVREILKYEVDEIKLIEIDKRVIDVSNEYFPELTKGLKDWRVEIINTDGALWVKKEKGKFDIIFVDSTDPIGPGARLVEDDFLNVGANLLNSDGIWVAQTETPFYITDFVKSYNKKLKKLFKIVRVYLAEVPSYGGVWSFTFASQKIDPLSPKRTPPAGLKYYNPDIHIASFALPQYLKEIASSR
- a CDS encoding lysylphosphatidylglycerol synthase transmembrane domain-containing protein, whose amino-acid sequence is MEADKKIVQNVKKGFRLFLIITVVSIIIILIFTVRKNTLYSLKQVNLLFLCMTTAICLFRIYLECLRLQTLTWAFGNRISLRSSAEFTVGGYFLSLTPFGVGGLPLQFYILMRDRFSLGESGAIIGTRGLTFLFAFVVGMPILIGYRSLFASTGIKMLSSYLVAIYGILFVLFILVMWRTERVKYRLSWFKKFFIRRGYQKAITVLDKLIDEIDKFKFGFKKCCSSGISKLIITIFLSCLSLFFYTLIAPFLFRSLGIQCPILMTAIIQLILTFLLMFAPTPGSSGIAEGVGFALYRSICVKPELLGIYVILWRFFTYYIGVILGGFIILRMLAVRGKRVEVNQ